The following DNA comes from Pleuronectes platessa chromosome 9, fPlePla1.1, whole genome shotgun sequence.
TTCTCTTGCATGTTATTATGTAATGACACATCTTTGGTCTTTCAGAATATGAAAGCTGGATTTTCCTTAAGAATTTGTTATATTTCAAAAGCTAAATCGCCAGTTGATAGATCAAAAATCAGATGAAAggataaataatatttttttgttttggccgAAATACAGATTTCCCAAGGTCTGGTGAAGAATTCATCAAATTCTTTATTCAAAGTAAAATTACATATATCTCACTGTATTTGTCAATGCTTGCATAGGGATGGGATTATATCACAGTATTACTTTATTTTCACGTTTTGGGAGCAGAACCCTATCCTGCCAGGTGATGTCCTTCCATCTCTTACTAGTCTTGTCACTCCTGGCGTGGCAGCGGTAAACGATGCCAGGAGTAACACCGGTGAGGTTTTGGGACGTGCTCTACAAGCGCTGGCTGTCTGCATGCTGGATGCAGCCTGGGTGCTGGTAGCCTCCTCATATTCACAATGTGTTAGTTTTAAAGTGACAGTTTCAAACAAAAACGTACTGGTATGGACATGGCATCAGAGGGGGACCACAAGATTCAAACCACTCATCTGCATAAATAATTGTAAATCCTGATTGAAGTTTGCCAAGAGGTACGGAGCCGAGCCACAAGGCTCTGAAACAAAGTGTTCTGACCTGATGAGACCAAGACAAAGTTCTCCTGTGAAGCTTGATGTGGTGTCATATCTGGAACTGTGTTAGAATCTTTACACATAAAACTCACGCTGGGAACAGCAGAATGAATTCACAAGTCTACACAAACATTTTGTCTGCCAGTTTACGGAGAAGTGACGCAAACTTCATCAACAGCACAACAATGACCCACTAACACAACAAAGGACTTCATCAGGGGGAAAAGTGGAAGGTTTTTGAGCAGCCAAGTCAGTCGCTGAACACAACAGAGCAGCATTTCACCTCCTGAAGAGGAGACTGGACTGAAGAGGCAGTGAAAAGCTTCACTACTGAAGGATGCCACAGATTGGTGAAGTCAGGGGTCCCAGGCTTGACAGTTAAAGCTTATGCAACccattattaaatgtttttaattaaagttccTTTAAGGCAAACTGCTCCTTTACTTTTGTATAACCGTTCGGTGAGTCAAAGTCTGAAGCCgtaaaaaacaggaaataaaatctGAACTCTTATCtgatatcatcatcatcttttgATATTTAACTCTaatgtctttattattatcttaaAAAGGAACTTAGTGACAGAATTAGATTTTTTAATAGTGATGCATCAATGCGTAAACAGCCTCTTTAGCATTTCTCCGACATGAGCTCTGTAAAAGTGGGTCTGGATAtaatctgttgtgttgttgtttacagctcatccacgtCGGCGTCACcaaaagatctggaatctcctcgtctttccaagttgaggtcttcgtcttctacgcgtacggctcctcttcttcatcctgagatatttatattcttccagtttcacatcCATCACGTGTCAGAATCATCAGCAcgtcctctcgctctctgtgagGCTTCCACACATTCCCCTGCTACATCTttacatggactcactctggcATTTCCCTGTTGTGTTTTACTGATGACTTAATTACTAAGgactattatattattttaagtaaaaaaaaatagtcaGTGTGTTTTGTTACATCCCATCACTGATGGAGAAGTAGACACAAGCATATACTAAAGAGAAAATAGTGCTGGAGAGGAACAGAAGCAGTGATGTCATCTATTTAGTGGAGATTTTGCTTAAATTTTTACATTACAtcgtgatggggggggggggggggggtagagcaGAGGTAGGTTCAGATgagacttgagtaaaagtacacacgtaTCCTCCATCAATTTTCTTAAATGTTAAAAGTTAAAGTACTTATATTACATAAAGATTGCTCCTTTTGGgcttttactattattattgctgttatcattattactattattataagcTAAAGGAGGAGGTGTTGTCCATTTGTATCTTGAGCCGTTTAATGTACAAGTACTGCAGTAACCGAGGTACTTTCCACAGCTGCTGGAAACCAACACGCCCCATGTGCACAGAGGCAGAGCCGTGCAGGGGCGTTTGATCCGATTCACTGGTGGTACTGGTCCTGACTGCATGTGTTGATCCAGGTCACTGGTGGTACTGGTCCTGACTGCATGTGTTGATCCAGGTCACTGGTGGTACTGGTCCCGACTGCAGGTGTTTGATCCGGGTCACTGGTGGTACTGGTCCCGACTGGAGGTGTTTGATCCGGGTCACTGGTGGTAATGGTCCTGACTGGAGGTGTTGGAGCCGAGTCAGGCtcaggtgagagggggggggggggcagacttTGACACAAACCACAGCACACGGAGAGGATCGACTCAAACAAACGCTCACCATTAAAACCAGCAGAGGATCCCCCGCGTTGTTTCTGAAGGGCTCCCGGTGACACCCAGGCggctctccgctcagccgactCCTCCGCTAGCTGCCCCGGCAGAGCTAGCTGCAGTTAGCCGCCGAGCCCCGGTCCGGCTGCGATAACAAATAGTCCCGGAACCGAGTGGTTAAACCCACGAACGCCCGGTGCCGACACGACCCACAGGAGCGGGAGAGGAGTCCCGGTACCGCCGGGAAGCTGCTCCGGTGTCACGGTCTAACTTCCTCCGCGCGTCTGCtcctcttcttgtttttctggtCCCGCGGCCCCGCTCACAACAACCGCCGCCATGTTAGTTCACCACCGCGCTGCATGCTGGGAGTTACAGTGGCGATAAAGAGGCGCGCGCTGCGTTCAAGGACAATTGTGTAGTAAAggactttctttctctctccttccatctccttctctctttctctatctccttctctctctctttctctttctttctctgtcctctctttttctctttctttctctctctccttctctctctctctttctctgtccttctctctctttctctttctttttctttcccggTCCTTCTATCTCTTTCCCtttctatttctcttttttttgacCGTCTGTTTCGCTTTCTCTCtattacttttttctttatttttgtattattaaaaCCGTTGTTATTGTTGAAttgtgactttattcttgtcATATTAAACTCCTGTTCACTGTTAAATTAGGACTCTATTCTTTTGGACTGTGTCCCTGGTCTTTGGTCTTATTTCCCTGCTTGATCCATCTCATGTGGTTGTTTGCTTCCGGGAAATGATGAAGGTGCACAGGAAGTGAATGgggggttttattttgaagtgcaGCACatagacagtgtgtgtgcagcctgacTCCTGCAGGACTTTGCAGATCTGGTGCATGGTGATTTTAACAGTTTCCAGAGAAGATGATGCTCTCCGGGTTTCTCACCGTCCTACTGACTGTTCTCAGCTTCACTGAGAGCAAACAGAAAGACATGTACACCTTCAAGGTGGTGAACAGCAGAGGGAAGTTAGTTTCCCTGGAGAAATACCGGGGCTCGGTGAGACTTATAaatcagactctctctctctctctctctctctctctctctctctctctctctctctctgcatgtctCGAGTCTTTGCATGAATGAACTCTGCATGGGAACTTCTTATTGTTCCGTGTCTCCTGTCCGACTGTAGTAACTAACCCTGTAGACAGAGGATCAGCTGATGTCCCATCATGCAGCCCCGCTGGTCTACGTGGCATCAGGCCTGAGCAGCAGAGTCTCCGTTCACAGCAGGTACCGAAGCCTTTTacgaaagaaacacacaaacaatgttCTCTGGGTTTATCAGGAGCCACTTAATTTAAACTTGCTGTTTCCCTTTATTCCTGgtaaattaaaacttttttctcgtcacattaaaactttttttctcattaaattccGCCTTTATTATCTTAATGTTACATTTCCCCCCTCGTTAAAttgtgactttattcttgtaatattcaCTTGCTTCTcgttgttttaaaatgttaaactctTACaattgtgtgtgggtgggggtgtgtgtgtgtgtgtgtggggggggggggggggtcctcattCAATTCGTACTATATTCTCTTAAAATTAACACTCTGAACCAATAAATTGTGACTCTATTCCCGTAAAATTAAAACCATTTTTTCAAAAGTATTCTAGAACACAATTGAGAAACCCATGGCAATAAACAAAATAGAGAAAGTATACAATTTGTGGGCAGCACAGGATTTATTTTACAGAGCTGAAGTTCTCCTACCTGACCTTTTCAAAAATCTTAAAATTGTATCCTCCCGACTGACCTTACATGGTTCCAGATTCTCCCATGACCGCACAGTTAgtcacagtatttaaagcacTTCTTATATAGTGTTTCCTATTTGGGATTTAGTGGAACATACATATTAAATGAGATATTCTGTGGTGAAGGGAGCTCCTCCACACacaagctcctgaaacacctcgTCAGAAGAAGTGTAGATGAAGTGATGTCACATGATCACAAATAATCACACAAATTAAAGTTATTAACCCGTAAGATGAGCAGaatatgtttcctttaaatcCCATGGTGCATTATCAGATTTGTCCGACTTCAAATTGCTTCCCTAGATTACGGTATCACAAGTCTGTCAGCGTGCGGTCAGACTGAGAGACGATAAATACAGAGAAAGCATAAACTTACTTTATCTGTGATGAGCTGCTCTTCTGTCCAAACTCTCCTGTGCTGACTGAGCTGAAGCATGAAGCTGTAACATGTAGTAACCTGCACTAACAGTTTCTCTGCTGTGTCTGTACTGAGGTGCATCAATGACCTCTGCACTAACATGTAAGATAAACAGGtaaacatcaataaataaaacgaAAAATACGTATTCATGGGAGTGGTATTAGATGAAAGAAGAATCGTTATTGTCCATTATCATCCAAAGATGAAAATAAGTGTTTTCCAGACACATCGCAGTTTTAGACACATTAAATCAGTTAttagttaaaggtccagtgtgtaagatttaggtgaaggggatctactggcagaaactgaagataaaataatcccagtgatgttttcactagcgTGTTTCATCTCATGACACATCAGccctagatgtcactaaattctacacactcaacctttaataattaataacagttttggtttgtctgttttatATCACTGCAAATTAAGTAAGTAAAATATTGTGTGGTCTTAAACTGCAGCTCCAATAAAACTGTTCTTATTTGACATGTattcatatctgaaaacatgCTTACAAACAAATTGATGACGTGTGCAGAGCCTGTTCTGTACATCACAGGTGTGAAACAGCTCTTGACACTCCCCTGGGTGTTGTTTGCTGACACTCAGTTTTAGTTTTACAGTAAGTTTCTGTGGCTTCAGGTGTCCCTGGTGGTGAATGTAGCCAGTGAATGTGGCTTCACAGAGGAACACTACAaagacctgcagcagctccagcggGACTTTGGGCCATATCACTTCAACGTGCTGGCATTTCCCTGCAACCAGTTTGGGCAGCAGGAGCCCGGCAGCGACAAGGAGATTGACAGCTTTGTGCGCAGAGTCTACGGCGTCTCCTTCCCCCTGTTCAGTAAAATCTCTATTGTCGGAACTGGAGCCAACAATGTCTACAAGTACCTGGTCGGTGAGTGACATGACATGCTGGTGTTATTTCTTTCTTAAATCACATGAAGCAAATTAGCTTGAAAGTCAACCAGGGTTCTATGAAAGACAGTGGAACCTGGTGGATCTCATACAAGTGACGAGAATGAGTATGACACGGAATACAAAACACAGAATGTACTGACATCATATGAGGAGGTATCAAAGTGTTTACCACATGAGAAGAGTTTATTTGTGCTGGTTCCTACAAAGGTGTAGTAGTTTAGGAGCAGCAATAGGAGTTGCAAGAAGAAGAGGTTTGTTGTGAGTCAGCAAACAATAGCAGAGACAAAAGGAAGGAATGATTAAGTGCCACTGATGgtacacacacgttcacaccctgtttactttctttaacaaatGATAATCAATTCTAAAGGCATCGTGGGAAAGCAACATATGTGAGGGATTAGTGATGTAATAAAAAAGGAAGATTCAAAGCTTTAGAAcaataacatttttttatatattttttaaaagtgcatAACGTCCTTGGAAGCTCTGAAAAAAGGGCATAAATAATAAAACGGTTGTGTCTCTTGAGGATGTAATCTACCAAATGTCTACGGATCCAAAGTTTTGTAAAATGCTGGAAACAAGTCAAAGGTGGTGTCACCTTTATTGGGGGCTCTTTACTTCAAGAAATACAATTCAGGGGGAAAACagaatgtttttaaaatctttgttttcttcttctctgacttTCTGCAGAGGCTTCTGGAAAAGAACCTGACTGGAATTTCTGGAAGTATCTGATTGATGTTAACGGCAAAGTGGTGGACACATGGGGACCAAAAGTGCCTGTGAAAGAAATCCGACCTAAAGTAGCTGAAATGGTGCGGCAGATAATcctaaagaagaaagaagagctTTAACCCCTTGTTTCAACACAGTGTTTTGCAGAACGAGATTCAATACGAACAAGACGGACAAACGTAAAGCTTGTATGTTGGTTGTACAATCTGACTGTTTGATATGATAAAGCAATGGCAAATTCTAATTGCTTTCAGAAAGCACTGATGTAACACCACTATGTTTTTACAAGTCAATGTTAAGTTGTATCAGGTGCATGACTTTAGAAAGTGAGGTTATATGCCTAGGAACCCCTGTTTCCCTGTTTGTAAGTCATATGGATTTTATGTCTGATTTATGGAATAAATGTTTGATAcctttctttatttataatacTTTTTGGAAAACAAATTAAGAACAACCTGATTGTTAATAGAAAGCCCATACAATATAGAAAGCAGCAAATATTTCATTAGTTTGTAATTTTACATACATTTATACccatttacatgtttttttccccttccttAAATTTGAAAGTCCAATTTGAGTCATGTGAAAGAGTCACCACCACAGTTTATTAACATCTTAAGCAAaggaaaatataatttgata
Coding sequences within:
- the gpx7 gene encoding glutathione peroxidase 7 isoform X1, which encodes MVLTGGVGAESGSVTNPVDRGSADVPSCSPAGLRGIRPEQQSLRSQQVSLVVNVASECGFTEEHYKDLQQLQRDFGPYHFNVLAFPCNQFGQQEPGSDKEIDSFVRRVYGVSFPLFSKISIVGTGANNVYKYLVEASGKEPDWNFWKYLIDVNGKVVDTWGPKVPVKEIRPKVAEMVRQIILKKKEEL
- the gpx7 gene encoding glutathione peroxidase 7 isoform X2 — protein: MMLSGFLTVLLTVLSFTESKQKDMYTFKVVNSRGKLVSLEKYRGSVSLVVNVASECGFTEEHYKDLQQLQRDFGPYHFNVLAFPCNQFGQQEPGSDKEIDSFVRRVYGVSFPLFSKISIVGTGANNVYKYLVEASGKEPDWNFWKYLIDVNGKVVDTWGPKVPVKEIRPKVAEMVRQIILKKKEEL